The Homo sapiens chromosome 4, GRCh38.p14 Primary Assembly genome contains the following window.
GTAGCATGTTGAGCCCTCGCTATGTGCCAGATGCGCTTTCGAATTTATGCTCCtgctggccgggcatggcggctcaggACTCccaaatctcagcactttgggaggccgaggcaggcggatcacctgaggtcaggagttcgagaccagcctggccaacatggcaaaagccccatctctactaaaaatacaaaaattagctgaatgtggtggtgcacacctgtaatcccagctactcaggaggctgaggcaggagaatagcttgaacctgggaggtggaagttgcaatgagccaagatcgcgccatgacactccagcctgggcagcagagtgagactctgtctcaaaaaagaaaaaaaaagaatttatgttcCTGCCAAATGCTCTGGCTCCAGAGTCAGGCAGGCAGGCATGAGGTCAGACCACAGCTCCATCATTCACTAGTTCTCTTCTCTTCAGTAAAGTAACTCCTCTAtggctcagcttcctcatttgcaatgaaagtaataataattcTGAGTTCATAAAGTCACTGTGAaacttaaataagataatgcatgcaAATAAAGCATTTAACATTGTCCCTGGAACATAGTAAATCCTTCATAAATATAAGCAAATCTAATTTTGATTAATTCTCTTATTATTATCACAAATAGAAATAGAATGAAGCCTCTAGGGATTTGCCTGGTTCTGTCTGCCCCTCTGGGCCCACTCTGAGAAATAATATCATCATGCTCATTGAAGGGTTCCTGTAGTGCCCAGTACCTATATGTGAATAATATAGTGGCAAGTGATCCATCATCAAAATGATAGTTAATTATGTTAAATTTGTCaggatttaaattatttcttacatATTCAGGAAAATTGACTTAAATTCTGAcgaaaattttctatttttgttgttagtGCACCAgtgatgttttaaaagtttattattggctgggcgcggtggctcatgcctataatcccagcactttgggaggctgaggtgggtgaatcacaaggtcaggagttcaagaccagcctggccaacatggtgaaacccagtctatactaaaaatacaaaaaattagctgggcgtagtggcaggcgcctataatcccagctgcttgggaggctgaggcaggagaattgcttgaacccggaaggcggaggttgcagtgagccaagatcatgccactgcactccagccctggtgatagagtgagactccatctcaaaaaaaaaaaagtttattatttagTAGTACACTGTTAAATGTTGCCTGAAAAGACAAAGTTGGGATGTGCTGGGACCATGTAGGTATATTGTTTGTGATTATATCTTTTGAGGAACTATTAATCAAACTATATACTCTTTCTGAAGGTTTGAGAGGTAAGACTGGACCGCTAGGTCTTGCCGGTGAGAAAGGGGACCAAGgagagactgggaagaaaggaCCCATAGGaccagagggagagaaaggagaagtaGGTCCAATTGGTCCTCCTGGACCAAAGGGAGACAGAGGAGAACAAGGGGACCCGGGGCTGCCTGGAGTTTGCAGATGTGGAAGCATCGTGCTCAAATCCGCCTTTTCTGTTGGCATCACAACCAGCTACCCAGAAGAAAGACTACCTATTATATTTAACAAGGTCCTCTTCAACGAGGGAGAGCACTACAACCCTGCCACAGGGAAGTTCATCTGTGCTTTCCCAGGGATCTATTACTTTTCTTATGATATCACATTGGCTAATAAGCATCTGGCAATCGGACTGGTACACAATGGGCAATACCGGATAAAGACCTTCGACGCCAACACAGGAAACCATGATGTGGCTTCGGGGTCCACAGTCATCTATCTGCAGCCAGAAGATGAAGTCTGGCTGGAGATTTTCTTCACAGACCAGAATGGCCTCTTCTCAGACCCAGGTTGGGCAGACAGCTTATTCTCCGGGTTTCTCTTATACGTTGACACAGATTACCTAGATTCCATATCAGAAGATGATGAATTGTGATCAGGACCAAGATCCCTGTGGTAAACACTCTGATTGAATCTGGGGTTCCAGAAGGTGGAACAAGCAGGAATGGGATCCAAAGAGACTCCCACTCAGATTCTAAAGCATTTAAAGACAATTCTAGCAGAATTTATCAAAACAAGATGaaacacagaaaagttgaaaCCACAACAAAATGAATTCTATTAAAGAATAGCCCCAGATATAAATTCTCTTGAAAGCaatgttcataaatatttaagCAAATTAAAGACAATGTTAACAAATTTTCTATTAAATGCCCTGAGTGATAAAACCAGTTGGCAATAATATTGCCTTATTaaatcttcaaaaaatatattttagtctgttatttaagaaaaacataacATCCCAAAATCTTTGACAATTCTCGAAAGGCTATATAGTAAGTCAAAAACCAAAGGTAAGAGATGCTAACTATTTTTCAAGCAAGCtacagagaaatgataaatgttttttgttttattatttattccttcatgTTTGTATATATTCACTCAACAACCCTTTAATGAGCCTGTAAGGACCAGACACTGTGGCGCTGAATCAGATTTAATAATGAGTTAAGACAAAGCCCCTACCTATGGGCTAGTGTGTGGTGATCAAACTATCACAATTCAGTGTGATGAGCAGCATAGCAAACAGATGGATTTGAAGCTAAAAGCACACAGGGTCTGCTATTCCTGAGGCTGGGGGCCAGAGAAGCTTTTACGCATGGAAAAACACTAATCATGCCAAGGTGTATGTGTTTAAGGGGGTGTGATGGATGCAAAGGGAATGAGGAATTCAGCACTGCATTCTCTTTGCACCCTCAATGCATGATTGGTATTCTCAACAGCAAAGGGGTGAAAAATCTAGAGACAGAGGAGGCCTGGCAGGGGTGATAAAAATGGAGATTGAAATGAAGAGAAATAGCCAGCAGGTGATTCTTCTGAATCCTTTAGTGTGATGGTTTCCCAAGACAAACATTTGTCCTAATAGCTTTCTCATAAATATGGGCACCACTTTACATTGTGGTAAGACATTGCTTCTCATGGATCTGCTaggtatttatttcaaataaagcaAGGCATATGTTCACTGATTTACGAGTAAGCTGATGAGAGCAATGaacaggagaaggagggagagagccAAATGTCTGAGTAAACAGATATCCCTTCCAAGTCTCACACCTCCCTTAGTCCCACTCTTGCTTGTGTCAGCACCTTGTTCTTCACTGAACTGCAATTCTTCAATTATTCTCTTCCATGATTTTGTCTGATCTACCATTTCTATGGTTTATGGTAATAGTATTCCCTTTATCCCTCCCTTTTGGTAACTTCCAATCCTCCTTCTATGTATTCCTTTCTCTGCTCATTGACTTATAAATAGTTTTCATACCTCTTATGTTTGAATCACCATGCTAGATTCTGTGAAGACAGAAGAGTATCAAgattaatatattaatagtatagCTCTGACtggtaaatttcttttttttaatcttccccaatttaaattttttaatttaaaagtaaattttactgtcgaaaatgcaaacttggggaggGCGGAAACATCACACACAAGGTTTCCACTTCACACTTGGAGGGTTGCATGGCGGCTGGGCAAAggtgctccccacttcccagatggtgcGGCGGCTGGCCAGAGGCActcttcacttcccagacagaggggcggccgggcagaggtgctcctcacttcccagagggTGCAGGAGCCAGCTCTGACTAGTAAATTTCTAAGGATACCAGAAAGGAAatggcatgcacacacacaaaaaatacctaAATTTTGGatgagaaaatgataaaatatgctAAGTTCTAGGCTGGAAATAAGGGCAAAATGCTgtgaaagaagaggaaatgttTACTTCCAAATTAGGATGTGACAGAGAAGGGATAGGGAAATCCTCTCTGCTCATTGGGCCTTACATGATGGGTGACACTTGGAGTGGCACAAGTTGGGGGAAAGCGCACTTGAGACAGAGGTAATGATGGGGACGAAGTGAGAACAGAGACCCAGAAGGAGAATCAATGGACCATATTTGTAAGAGCTTTGAAAGCCAGCCTGAGAATTGGAGGATTTATTCATAAGAAAGTGTAGAGACCCTGTGTATTTCAGAGCTGGATACTGCCATTACCACAGATGAAAGTTGCAATGATCTAGCAGTTGTGTGCAAAGGCAAGGCTTGCTTTTCCTGTCTTTCAACCCTATCTTGCTTTTCCTGTCTTTCAACCCTATCTTGCTTTCATTGTCTTCATCTTCCTGCCATACTTTGTGCACTTATTGCTCTCCTTCTGAGTCAGGACATGTGTACAGGAGACCAAGAACAATGAGTattagaaaaaaaggagacagcaaaGGTGGTTTGAGGTAGTCACCTGCTTACAGATAACAGCCAAAGATAGAATTCCAAGTTATAAAGCATAAAAAAGAGCCAACAGAAGTAACTAATCCGGGAAAAGTGAACATATGGGCCCTTTAAAGACTACAAGATTTGCTAGATAAACTGGAAATGGAGAAGTTATTGCAGACAGTCATGAACCACAAATCACTGtgattaaaattttcttctgatCGTAATCCACGAATGCATTCATTTTTTGGACATTGCTTacttatcttttaaatgtttcttttattacaAAGCCTATTTTGAGTagcttttaaaactgaatttcctTTAATTGGTTTGAAGCCTAGAGATGAATTTCGTTTTCAAATATCTGGTGGGATGGTAATGGGGATTAGAGAACTGACATGAGAAAAGAGGAGCTGTTTTGGTATTAAACGAATAAAATCTTAAGCAAATATAGGTgtcttttattcttaaaaaatagcAGATACAGTTTATccacatttgtaaatatttgtataaagaaAGTAGCAAAACAGTTTTGGTTTAAAAAGTTCCAAGTCTCATTGCAATCATTCTTTGTAAAGGCTGACTTGTAATGAATATGTATTaagcaatatttattgactatACACCATCTTGTTCTAGAAGAGTTTAAAGCCACTTAAGAagataaataagatataaaaagaaaacagcagtcAAAAGCAGATGAgaagaaatgggaaaaacaaaaaaaaaagaaaataatgaggcTAATATAATGCTGTGTGTACATGAACATGAATGTGCCTGTGTTACACATTTTCAGGCCACAAATGTTTCTTTGTGCCCCTGCATGCACAAGGGTATTTCCAGGTCATTTAtcattgtgaacagtgttgcttATGATAAAAAATAGATTCTATAAACtctaaatatactttttttctacCACTCTGTGTAAAAGATCATGAACgtaaataaattttagatatgAGCTGggttagtccatttgcattgctataaaggaatacctgagggtgggtaatttataaagaaaagaggtttattttggctcacagttctgcaggccatacaagcagcatggtgccagcatctgcttctggtgcagcctcaggaagcttccaatcatggtggaagatgaagaggGCACCACCATcctatcacatggtgagagagggatcAAGAGAGTGGGGGGGAGGTGTCACACTCTTTTAAGCAACCtgatctcacatgaactcattagcatgaggacagcaccaagccattcatgagggatccacccccatgaccaaaattcctcccactaggcccacctccaacattgggagtCATAgatcaacatgaaatttggaagggacaaaaacatccaaaccacatcattaggtttctctctttgtctctctctctctctgtagctcCACTTTCAGTAAATA
Protein-coding sequences here:
- the C1QTNF7 gene encoding complement C1q tumor necrosis factor-related protein 7 isoform b precursor (isoform b precursor is encoded by transcript variant 2), with protein sequence MFVLLYVTSFAICASGQPRGNQLKGENYSPRYICSIPGLPGPPGPPGANGSPGPHGRIGLPGRDGRDGRKGEKGEKGTAGLRGKTGPLGLAGEKGDQGETGKKGPIGPEGEKGEVGPIGPPGPKGDRGEQGDPGLPGVCRCGSIVLKSAFSVGITTSYPEERLPIIFNKVLFNEGEHYNPATGKFICAFPGIYYFSYDITLANKHLAIGLVHNGQYRIKTFDANTGNHDVASGSTVIYLQPEDEVWLEIFFTDQNGLFSDPGWADSLFSGFLLYVDTDYLDSISEDDEL
- the C1QTNF7 gene encoding complement C1q tumor necrosis factor-related protein 7 isoform X1, translated to MSRQEPKMFVLLYVTSFAICASGQPRGNQLKGENYSPRYICSIPGLPGPPGPPGANGSPGPHGRIGLPGRDGRDGRKGEKGEKGTAGLRGKTGPLGLAGEKGDQGETGKKGPIGPEGEKGEVGPIGPPGPKGDRGEQGDPGLPGVCRCGSIVLKSAFSVGITTSYPEERLPIIFNKVLFNEGEHYNPATGKFICAFPGIYYFSYDITLANKHLAIGLVHNGQYRIKTFDANTGNHDVASGSTVIYLQPEDEVWLEIFFTDQNGLFSDPGWADSLFSGFLLYVDTDYLDSISEDDEL